The proteins below come from a single Treponema phagedenis genomic window:
- a CDS encoding transposase, which yields MSIPKSIKQFRPTQFGAVEIRFIGNYYYVYQVSSKWDGAKGRAQKVTGKSIGKITEADGFIPNANGLRLMQQMRSTADVAPTVKNYGAYELLQQLAPELNDKLKQHFPDIFREIRTIALLRLVGSICSAKMIQPLFLDSYMSTLCTDIAVSEASVRKFITLLGSLQEQADAFMRDQVMPANALLFDGTSIFTRSADSLAAKGYNPQHSRGTQARILYVFEKNSHKPVFYRVLQGSIVDKVAFMETVHAAGCKDCIIIADKGFYSKENLAALMNAGLQFILPLRKDTVNVEPAFYENTDDSKWDGVFTYNKRPIWFRKKTSGTKGNFIYTYRDDSRKAELVGQYVEKVEKFYGERTHEPKDVLKKIRMGYFSFCSNLDVSARDIYMNYKERWDIEQCFDYLKNSVSQSASHAHTDEYFRGWAFVNHISLLYYYGLLNALRNSKLDEQYSASDVLKLTKNIYLVDSGDNQGFKLSAIQKRTQRILDTLGIELLCNN from the coding sequence ATGAGTATTCCGAAATCAATTAAACAATTTCGTCCTACTCAGTTTGGGGCGGTCGAAATTCGGTTTATCGGTAATTATTACTATGTGTATCAAGTCTCATCCAAGTGGGATGGCGCAAAGGGCAGAGCGCAGAAAGTCACGGGCAAGAGTATTGGTAAAATCACGGAAGCAGATGGGTTCATTCCAAACGCAAACGGACTTCGTTTGATGCAGCAAATGCGCAGCACTGCTGATGTCGCACCTACGGTAAAAAATTATGGTGCGTATGAGTTACTTCAGCAATTGGCACCGGAACTTAATGATAAACTCAAACAACATTTTCCCGATATCTTCAGAGAAATCCGTACGATAGCACTGCTGCGCTTGGTGGGTAGTATCTGCTCAGCTAAGATGATTCAACCGCTGTTCCTTGATTCCTATATGAGTACCCTATGCACTGATATTGCTGTTTCCGAAGCTTCCGTACGAAAGTTCATTACGCTCCTTGGTTCGCTGCAGGAGCAAGCGGATGCCTTTATGAGGGATCAGGTAATGCCCGCAAACGCGCTTTTATTTGATGGCACATCAATCTTCACCCGTTCTGCCGATTCCCTTGCGGCAAAAGGATACAATCCTCAGCACAGCCGCGGCACACAGGCGAGAATCCTGTATGTCTTTGAGAAAAATTCACATAAACCGGTATTTTACCGCGTGTTACAGGGTTCAATTGTGGATAAAGTCGCTTTCATGGAAACAGTACATGCTGCCGGCTGTAAAGATTGCATTATTATTGCGGATAAGGGCTTTTATTCCAAAGAAAATTTGGCGGCCCTTATGAATGCAGGTCTTCAGTTCATCTTGCCGCTTAGAAAAGATACCGTCAATGTTGAGCCTGCTTTTTATGAGAATACTGATGATAGCAAATGGGATGGTGTATTCACATATAACAAACGGCCTATCTGGTTTCGTAAAAAAACAAGCGGTACGAAAGGAAATTTTATCTACACCTATCGAGACGATTCTCGTAAGGCAGAATTGGTCGGTCAGTATGTAGAGAAAGTTGAAAAGTTTTATGGTGAGCGCACACATGAGCCGAAAGATGTTTTGAAGAAAATCAGAATGGGCTATTTTTCTTTTTGCAGTAATCTTGATGTATCCGCGAGGGATATCTACATGAATTATAAAGAACGCTGGGATATTGAGCAATGTTTTGACTACCTGAAAAACAGTGTATCTCAGTCGGCATCACATGCACATACGGATGAGTACTTTCGCGGTTGGGCATTTGTTAATCACATCAGTCTTTTGTACTACTATGGATTGTTAAACGCACTGCGGAACTCAAAGCTTGATGAACAGTATTCGGCATCGGATGTTTTGAAGCTTACAAAGAATATCTACCTTGTTGACAGCGGCGATAATCAGGGCTTCAAGCTGTCAGCTATACAAAAGAGAACTCAACGCATCCTTGATACCCTTGGAATCGAGCTATTATGTAACAACTAA
- the secA gene encoding preprotein translocase subunit SecA, protein MLADTIIKFFFGSQHERDLKALLPILHKINAKEAWALRLSEADFKQKTADFKERFQKGESLDDFVPEAFAMAREAARRILGERPYDVQMLGSLVLHSGRIVEMKTGEGKTLMSVAAAYLNSLSGKGVHVVTVNDYLAERDTEWMRPVYEYLGVSVGTILSNMDNDARKIAYNCDITYGTNNEFGFDYLRDNMQLSLDEKTQRGFSFAIVDEIDSILIDEARTPLIISGSAEDDTQRYFEVDKLINQLTEVQKNPETGEYPNEVEGEEVIGDYIIDEKSKRVSFSGPGMLHIQDILLNQGLIQGSLFDEENFEYIHYFTQSVRAHILYHIDVDYVVKDGQVQIVDEFTGRILEGRRYSDGLHQAIEAKEHIRIAQRNRTMATVTFQNFFRMYDKLSGMTGTADTEAVEFNKIYKLDVVVIPTNLPVARKDEHDVIYMNEDEKWAALCDEIADAYKRGQPVLVGTVSIEKSEKLSALLTRKGVRHEVLNAKNHAREALIIAEAGAKGSITIATNMAGRGTDIKLGGNPEFRAKKRAGTEATHEEYLRAYEDEYKKWQDEYEKVKELGGLYVIGTERHESRRIDNQLRGRSGRQGDPGRSKFFLSLDDDLMRLFGGESLKRFMGKVGMEPGEPIEHPWLNKSIEKAQTKVESRNFDIRKHLLEYDDVLNEQRSFIYEQRDSILADSNLSERIYVTILEYLDEGFADLKGGSKKEKEEVITAFQAELKRLFNYTLDAEDIPLLDSKEAESVKTKIFEAIKANIEEKIALAGAENINMFLRYQYLQAIDKKWLDHLENLESLREAVYLRSYGQKNPLTEYKLEGFDIFYSMLDEIRLSIASRMALVTVRTDDDSSAGRQVRRRQGTAQHNSMEAFHSHGASPMGASSQPDKVQVVRTMPKVGRNDPCPCGSGKKYKHCCGR, encoded by the coding sequence ATGCTAGCAGATACTATTATAAAATTCTTTTTCGGCTCTCAACATGAGCGCGATTTAAAAGCACTTCTTCCTATCCTTCATAAAATAAATGCAAAAGAAGCTTGGGCGCTGCGGCTTTCTGAAGCCGACTTTAAACAAAAAACAGCGGATTTTAAAGAAAGATTCCAAAAAGGCGAATCGTTAGATGATTTTGTTCCCGAGGCTTTTGCAATGGCTCGTGAAGCGGCACGCCGTATTCTCGGGGAACGTCCTTACGATGTGCAAATGCTGGGTTCATTGGTTTTGCATTCCGGCAGGATTGTCGAAATGAAAACCGGTGAAGGTAAAACCTTGATGAGCGTCGCCGCTGCGTACCTGAACAGTTTGTCGGGCAAGGGTGTGCACGTGGTTACTGTAAACGATTACCTTGCCGAGCGCGATACCGAATGGATGCGCCCCGTCTACGAGTATCTTGGCGTTTCGGTCGGCACTATTCTTTCAAACATGGATAATGATGCGCGGAAAATTGCCTATAACTGCGATATTACCTACGGAACCAATAACGAGTTCGGCTTTGATTATCTCCGTGATAATATGCAGCTTTCGCTTGACGAAAAAACTCAGCGCGGGTTTTCGTTTGCGATTGTTGATGAAATAGACTCTATTTTAATTGATGAGGCGCGAACCCCGCTCATTATTTCGGGGTCTGCGGAAGACGATACGCAGCGCTATTTTGAGGTTGATAAACTTATCAATCAGTTAACCGAGGTGCAAAAAAATCCTGAAACCGGCGAGTATCCGAATGAGGTTGAGGGCGAAGAGGTTATCGGCGATTATATTATCGATGAAAAAAGCAAACGGGTTTCCTTTAGCGGCCCGGGTATGCTGCATATTCAGGATATTCTGCTTAATCAGGGGTTGATTCAAGGCAGCCTTTTTGATGAGGAAAACTTTGAGTATATCCATTATTTTACTCAATCGGTGCGGGCGCATATTCTGTATCATATTGATGTGGATTATGTGGTAAAAGACGGGCAAGTGCAGATTGTCGATGAGTTTACCGGACGTATTTTGGAAGGGCGCCGCTATTCGGACGGCTTGCATCAGGCAATCGAGGCAAAGGAGCATATCCGCATTGCGCAGCGCAACCGCACGATGGCAACAGTTACCTTTCAGAACTTTTTCAGAATGTACGATAAACTCTCGGGCATGACCGGTACCGCCGATACCGAAGCGGTTGAGTTTAATAAGATTTATAAACTTGATGTCGTGGTTATTCCGACAAACCTTCCGGTTGCCCGAAAAGACGAACACGATGTCATATATATGAATGAAGATGAGAAATGGGCGGCACTTTGTGATGAAATTGCCGATGCATACAAGCGCGGGCAGCCGGTGCTGGTCGGTACCGTTTCTATCGAAAAATCGGAAAAACTTTCTGCACTGCTTACCCGCAAAGGCGTGCGCCACGAGGTTTTGAACGCTAAAAACCACGCACGGGAAGCCCTCATTATTGCCGAAGCGGGCGCAAAGGGTTCAATTACCATTGCGACAAACATGGCGGGGCGCGGTACCGATATTAAGCTTGGCGGTAACCCCGAATTCCGTGCAAAAAAACGAGCCGGCACCGAAGCAACGCATGAAGAATACTTACGTGCATACGAAGATGAGTATAAAAAATGGCAAGATGAGTATGAAAAAGTAAAAGAGCTTGGCGGCTTATACGTTATCGGCACGGAGCGGCATGAAAGCCGCCGCATTGATAACCAGCTGCGCGGCCGCTCTGGACGGCAAGGCGACCCCGGCCGCTCCAAATTTTTCCTTTCTCTTGATGACGACCTTATGCGCTTATTCGGCGGAGAAAGTCTTAAACGCTTTATGGGCAAAGTCGGCATGGAGCCCGGCGAACCAATAGAACACCCTTGGCTTAATAAGAGCATTGAAAAAGCGCAAACAAAGGTTGAATCTCGCAACTTTGATATTCGTAAACACTTGCTTGAGTATGATGATGTTTTAAACGAACAGCGTTCTTTTATTTACGAACAGCGGGACAGCATTCTTGCCGATTCAAATTTATCGGAACGCATTTATGTAACAATTCTTGAATACCTTGATGAAGGATTTGCAGACCTGAAAGGCGGCTCCAAAAAAGAAAAAGAAGAGGTGATTACCGCTTTTCAAGCAGAACTGAAACGGCTGTTTAATTACACCCTCGATGCGGAAGACATTCCTCTCTTGGATTCTAAAGAAGCGGAGTCTGTAAAAACAAAGATTTTTGAAGCCATTAAAGCAAATATCGAAGAAAAAATTGCGCTTGCGGGGGCGGAAAACATTAATATGTTCCTTCGCTACCAGTATTTACAGGCAATCGATAAAAAATGGCTTGACCACTTGGAAAACCTTGAATCTTTGCGTGAAGCGGTATACCTGCGCTCTTACGGGCAAAAAAATCCTTTGACGGAATACAAGCTTGAAGGCTTTGATATCTTCTATAGTATGCTTGATGAAATCAGACTTTCCATTGCCTCGCGCATGGCACTTGTTACCGTACGCACCGACGATGATTCTTCGGCAGGGCGCCAAGTTCGCAGAAGGCAAGGCACGGCGCAGCACAACTCAATGGAAGCATTCCATTCACATGGCGCAAGTCCGATGGGTGCAAGCAGCCAGCCCGATAAAGTGCAAGTTGTCAGAACCATGCCCAAAGTCGGCAGAAACGACCCCTGCCCCTGCGGCAGCGGCAAAAAATACAAACACTGCTGCGGGCGATAA
- a CDS encoding ABC transporter ATP-binding protein: protein MKDYTDKIKTSVLIKRFLPYFRKYYGVLALDLTCAFFTTLCEIVFPLMVRNITNKAIWDISTLTMDFVIKICIIYFLLRLVDTAANYYMASVGHIMGAKIEKDMRRDLFAHLQKLSFSYFDNTKIGQIMGRITSDLFEIAEFAHHCPEEFFIAGVKILISFIILCQANILLTVIVFSVIPLMIISTVYFRRRMRLAFKRSREQIGDLNARVEDSLLGVRVVRSFANEETEEQKFERGNNGLLNIKRYQYRYMAGFKAVTQFFDGLMYVTVLLCTAYFLIKGKITAGDMIAYMLYVSMLLASIKRIVEFAEQFQRGMTGVERFIEIMDAKVEITDREGATEIKDAKGDILFDKVSFQYPEHDKVVLSNIDLHVRPEQKIALVGPSGGGKTTLCNLIPRFYEVSKGRILLDGKDIRDITQESLRSQIGVVQQDVYLFSGTVSENIEYGKIGASREEIIEAAKKAGAHDFIMELEDGYDTCVGERGVKLSGGQKQRISIARVFLKNPPILILDEATSALDNENERIVQKSLETLAKGRTTFTIAHRLTTIRNADTILVLTENGIEESGSHETLMKKKGRYYSLYQLYGQGYFEE from the coding sequence TTGAAAGACTATACCGACAAAATAAAAACATCAGTATTGATTAAAAGATTTTTGCCGTATTTTAGAAAATATTATGGCGTGTTGGCATTGGATTTAACATGTGCATTTTTTACCACTCTTTGTGAAATTGTATTTCCGCTTATGGTTCGGAATATTACCAACAAAGCGATCTGGGATATCTCCACGTTAACAATGGATTTTGTTATAAAGATATGCATCATATATTTTTTACTTCGGTTAGTTGACACGGCGGCAAACTACTATATGGCTTCGGTAGGACATATCATGGGCGCAAAAATAGAAAAAGATATGAGAAGAGATTTGTTCGCGCATTTGCAAAAACTTTCTTTTTCATATTTTGACAACACAAAAATCGGACAAATCATGGGAAGAATTACCAGCGACCTCTTTGAGATTGCCGAGTTTGCGCATCACTGCCCGGAAGAATTTTTTATTGCGGGGGTAAAAATTCTCATCTCATTTATAATCTTATGTCAGGCAAATATATTGTTAACCGTAATTGTTTTTTCGGTAATTCCGCTGATGATTATTTCTACCGTTTATTTTAGGCGAAGAATGAGACTGGCATTCAAACGCTCCAGAGAACAGATCGGAGACTTAAATGCTCGAGTTGAAGACAGCCTTTTAGGAGTTCGGGTGGTACGTTCATTCGCAAACGAGGAAACGGAAGAGCAAAAGTTCGAGCGGGGTAACAATGGGCTTTTGAATATAAAACGCTATCAATATCGGTACATGGCAGGATTCAAAGCGGTTACGCAGTTCTTTGACGGTCTGATGTATGTAACGGTGTTGCTATGTACTGCATACTTTTTGATAAAAGGAAAAATTACCGCAGGAGATATGATTGCCTACATGTTGTATGTATCAATGCTTCTTGCATCAATAAAAAGAATTGTGGAATTTGCGGAACAATTCCAAAGAGGCATGACAGGGGTTGAGCGCTTTATTGAAATAATGGATGCAAAAGTTGAGATTACGGACAGAGAAGGTGCAACGGAAATTAAGGATGCAAAAGGAGATATTTTGTTTGACAAGGTAAGCTTTCAATATCCTGAACATGACAAAGTTGTTCTCTCAAATATTGATTTACATGTGCGTCCCGAACAAAAGATTGCATTGGTCGGTCCTTCAGGCGGAGGAAAAACAACGCTCTGTAATTTAATACCGCGTTTTTATGAGGTTTCAAAAGGAAGAATTTTACTTGACGGAAAAGACATTCGAGATATTACCCAAGAATCCTTGCGAAGCCAAATCGGTGTGGTGCAACAAGATGTGTATTTATTTTCAGGAACTGTCAGCGAAAACATTGAATACGGAAAAATCGGGGCAAGTAGGGAAGAAATTATTGAGGCGGCGAAAAAAGCGGGGGCTCATGATTTTATTATGGAATTAGAGGACGGATATGACACCTGTGTCGGAGAGCGAGGCGTAAAACTTTCCGGCGGACAAAAGCAGCGAATCAGTATTGCACGCGTATTTTTAAAAAATCCGCCAATCTTAATTTTAGATGAAGCTACCTCGGCATTGGATAATGAGAATGAACGAATTGTGCAAAAATCTTTGGAAACGTTAGCAAAGGGAAGAACAACTTTTACAATTGCTCATCGGTTAACAACCATCCGTAATGCGGATACTATTTTAGTATTAACAGAAAACGGTATTGAAGAAAGCGGCAGCCATGAAACACTTATGAAAAAGAAAGGTAGATATTACTCTTTATACCAATTATACGGTCAAGGATATTTTGAAGAATAG
- a CDS encoding dicarboxylate/amino acid:cation symporter, translated as MMKKFGLLPRLILAIVLGIVIGFVAPLPVVRTLATFNGLFGNFLSFVIPLIIVGFVAPGIADLGSGAGKSLAITAGLAYGSTITFGTLAYIAGSIFLPIFTRGGSMHVFEQTDAVTPFFNSPMPPIFGVTTALILSFILGVGIASLGEKRDALKNMVHEFADIVTKLIKIIVIPLLPVHICGIFATMAHEGTVARVMSVFAKVFILIIIMHWLTIFIQYTLASLIGGGNPFSKIRVLIPAYLTAIGTQSSAATIPVTLAQTIKMGVNKGVAEFVIPLCATIHLSGSTITLLTCSMTIMFLNGMDTSFTAIFPFILMMGVTMVAAPGVPGGAVMAAIGIMESMLGFDKSMIALMIALYLAQDSFGTACNISGDGAIACIVNKINGYKLTPGQKTELVK; from the coding sequence ATGATGAAAAAATTCGGGTTATTGCCAAGACTCATTTTGGCAATTGTTCTTGGTATTGTAATTGGGTTTGTTGCCCCTCTTCCGGTTGTACGCACGTTGGCTACATTTAACGGTTTGTTCGGTAACTTTCTAAGCTTTGTCATTCCATTAATCATCGTCGGCTTTGTTGCGCCGGGTATTGCGGATCTCGGCAGCGGCGCAGGTAAATCGTTGGCAATTACCGCAGGTTTGGCCTACGGTTCTACCATAACATTCGGTACCTTGGCGTATATTGCAGGTTCTATTTTCTTGCCGATCTTTACCAGGGGAGGCTCAATGCATGTGTTTGAACAAACTGACGCAGTTACACCGTTTTTTAATTCTCCAATGCCTCCTATTTTCGGAGTAACAACAGCATTAATTCTCTCATTTATCTTAGGTGTCGGAATTGCCTCGTTAGGCGAAAAACGTGATGCCTTAAAAAACATGGTACACGAGTTTGCGGACATTGTAACAAAGCTTATTAAGATAATCGTTATTCCTTTGTTGCCTGTTCATATTTGCGGTATCTTTGCAACAATGGCACATGAGGGAACCGTAGCAAGAGTTATGTCCGTATTTGCAAAAGTATTTATCCTGATCATTATCATGCACTGGCTTACCATCTTTATTCAGTATACTCTTGCAAGCCTTATCGGCGGTGGAAATCCATTCAGCAAGATTAGGGTTTTGATACCTGCATATTTAACGGCAATCGGGACACAATCATCCGCTGCAACCATTCCGGTAACCTTGGCTCAAACCATTAAAATGGGCGTTAACAAAGGCGTTGCGGAATTCGTTATCCCGCTCTGTGCAACGATTCACCTGTCGGGCAGTACCATTACACTTTTAACTTGTTCTATGACTATTATGTTCTTAAACGGAATGGATACTTCTTTTACCGCTATATTCCCGTTTATTCTAATGATGGGTGTTACCATGGTAGCAGCCCCCGGCGTACCGGGCGGTGCAGTTATGGCTGCTATCGGTATTATGGAGTCAATGCTTGGCTTTGATAAATCCATGATTGCTTTGATGATCGCTCTTTATCTTGCGCAGGACAGTTTTGGAACCGCATGCAATATTTCCGGTGACGGTGCAATTGCATGTATCGTAAATAAGATTAACGGTTATAAGCTGACTCCGGGTCAAAAAACCGAGCTTGTAAAATAA
- the ilvA gene encoding threonine ammonia-lyase: protein MINLQMIHEARQKVSEIINATPIFTASRLGDNIYIKMENLQKTGSFKIRGAYNKISNLTDEEKKKEVIACSAGNHAQGVALSATKQGIKSYICVPSVTPLSKIDATKGYGGEVIVVEGSFDDAMKRALELKEEHNYTFIHPFDDEYVIAGQGTIGLEILEQLEDIENIIVPIGGGGLISGIALAVKETNPKVKIIGVEPENAASMRDSIKANKRMLLDSVNTIAEGVAVKIPGEQTFALVKKYVDEIVTVSESEISNSILRLLEEGKTTAEGAGACSIAAAISDKYSFKGKTVCVLSGGNINVNMISKIIKTGLFGSGRLTEVVTTLVDKPGELVKILEIVKKCGANVLNINQYSESSHMQLNTMVVRIVLETFNETHQRAVWQALRDAGYEHFREAIY, encoded by the coding sequence ATGATTAATTTACAAATGATTCACGAGGCAAGACAGAAGGTTTCCGAAATTATTAATGCAACCCCTATTTTTACTGCTTCACGATTGGGGGATAATATCTACATCAAGATGGAAAACCTTCAAAAAACTGGATCATTTAAGATTCGGGGAGCGTACAACAAAATCAGTAATTTAACTGACGAAGAGAAAAAAAAGGAAGTTATCGCGTGCTCAGCAGGTAACCATGCGCAAGGTGTAGCTCTCTCTGCCACAAAACAGGGGATTAAAAGTTATATTTGTGTGCCAAGCGTAACACCTTTGTCAAAAATTGATGCGACCAAAGGGTACGGCGGCGAGGTTATCGTTGTTGAAGGCAGTTTTGATGATGCGATGAAAAGAGCTTTGGAGTTAAAGGAAGAGCACAATTATACCTTTATCCATCCGTTTGATGATGAGTATGTCATCGCCGGGCAAGGAACTATCGGGCTTGAGATATTGGAACAGCTTGAGGATATTGAAAATATAATTGTACCGATAGGCGGCGGCGGACTTATCAGCGGAATAGCCTTGGCGGTAAAAGAAACAAATCCTAAAGTTAAAATTATCGGGGTGGAACCGGAAAATGCGGCATCAATGAGAGATTCTATAAAGGCAAACAAACGAATGCTCTTGGATAGTGTCAATACAATTGCGGAAGGGGTTGCGGTAAAAATACCAGGCGAACAAACCTTCGCATTGGTCAAAAAATATGTTGATGAGATTGTTACCGTTTCCGAGTCGGAAATTTCAAACAGCATTTTACGGCTTTTAGAAGAGGGAAAAACCACCGCGGAAGGCGCAGGCGCTTGTAGTATTGCTGCTGCTATTTCTGATAAATATTCTTTCAAAGGCAAAACCGTCTGTGTTCTAAGCGGCGGGAATATCAATGTGAATATGATCAGCAAAATTATCAAAACAGGACTTTTCGGCAGCGGAAGACTTACCGAAGTGGTTACAACATTGGTTGATAAACCGGGAGAGCTTGTTAAGATTCTTGAAATTGTAAAAAAATGCGGCGCAAATGTGCTGAACATCAATCAGTATTCGGAAAGTTCACACATGCAGCTTAACACAATGGTAGTCAGAATAGTACTTGAAACCTTCAACGAAACACATCAAAGAGCTGTATGGCAGGCGCTTCGCGATGCCGGTTATGAGCATTTTAGAGAGGCGATTTATTAA
- the megL gene encoding methionine gamma-lyase, with the protein MDKDELKNMGFASKQIHAGYTKNTYGALATPIYQTSTFVFDSAEQGGRRFALEEAGYIYTRLGNPTTSAVEEKLTCLENGEACVATSSGIGAISSSLWTLVSAGDHIVAGKTLYGCTFSLLSRGLTRFGVDVTFIDTRDPENLRKAMKPNTKVVYLESPANPNMYLCDIQALSAIAHQNSDCKVIVDNTYMTPYLQRPLNLGADIVVHSATKYLNGHGDVIAGFAVGKKDVIDQIRFLGIKDMTGSVLGPFEAYLIGRGMKTLDIRMEKHCANAQKVAEFLETHPTVESIAYPGLPSFPQYELAKRQMALPGAMIAFTVKNGLEAGRKLMNSVKFATLAVSLGDAETLIQHPASMTHSPYTAEERAASDIAEGLIRISVGLEDAKDIIDDLRQALNTLI; encoded by the coding sequence ATGGATAAGGATGAATTGAAAAATATGGGATTTGCTTCCAAACAAATCCATGCGGGGTATACAAAAAACACCTACGGTGCCTTAGCTACTCCCATTTATCAAACCTCAACATTTGTTTTTGATTCGGCGGAGCAGGGTGGGCGACGATTTGCCCTTGAAGAGGCCGGATATATTTATACGCGGCTTGGAAACCCAACCACCTCTGCGGTTGAAGAAAAGCTTACATGCTTGGAAAACGGAGAAGCTTGTGTAGCCACAAGTTCCGGTATCGGTGCAATTTCCTCAAGTCTTTGGACGCTGGTAAGCGCAGGCGATCATATTGTTGCAGGCAAAACTCTGTACGGATGCACATTTTCGCTTTTAAGCCGCGGACTGACGCGATTCGGTGTTGATGTTACCTTTATTGATACACGCGATCCTGAAAACTTGCGCAAAGCTATGAAACCGAATACAAAAGTTGTCTATCTTGAGTCTCCGGCAAACCCGAATATGTACTTATGCGATATACAAGCTTTATCCGCAATAGCTCATCAAAATTCCGACTGTAAAGTTATTGTTGATAACACGTATATGACGCCTTATTTGCAACGCCCCTTAAATCTTGGAGCGGATATTGTTGTTCATTCCGCGACAAAGTACTTAAACGGACACGGAGATGTGATTGCTGGTTTTGCGGTTGGTAAAAAAGATGTAATTGACCAGATTCGTTTTCTTGGAATTAAAGATATGACGGGATCCGTACTGGGCCCCTTTGAAGCGTATTTAATCGGGCGCGGGATGAAAACCTTGGATATTCGAATGGAAAAACATTGTGCGAATGCGCAAAAAGTAGCGGAATTTTTAGAAACGCATCCCACAGTAGAATCAATCGCGTATCCCGGATTACCGTCCTTTCCTCAGTATGAACTTGCAAAACGCCAGATGGCATTGCCCGGCGCTATGATAGCCTTTACGGTAAAAAACGGATTGGAAGCAGGACGTAAGCTGATGAACTCAGTTAAGTTTGCAACACTTGCGGTGAGCCTTGGAGATGCGGAAACTCTTATCCAGCATCCGGCAAGTATGACGCACTCTCCGTATACGGCGGAGGAAAGAGCCGCGTCCGATATTGCCGAAGGACTGATACGCATTTCCGTAGGTTTGGAAGATGCTAAGGATATTATCGATGATCTTAGACAAGCGTTGAATACATTGATTTAA